The proteins below come from a single Haemorhous mexicanus isolate bHaeMex1 chromosome 18, bHaeMex1.pri, whole genome shotgun sequence genomic window:
- the AHCY gene encoding adenosylhomocysteinase, with amino-acid sequence MSDRLPYKVADISLADWGRKAIEIAENEMPGLMKMREMYSASKPLKGARIAGCLHMTVQTAVLIETLIVLGAEVQWSSCNIFSTQDHAAAAIAKAGIPVFAWKGETDEEYLWCIEQTLYFKDGQPLNMILDDGGDLTNLVHTKYPQLLKGIRGISEETTTGVHNLYKMKANGTLKVPAINVNDSVTKSKFDNLYGCRESLIDGIKRATDVMIAGKVAVVAGYGDVGKGCAQALRSFGARVIITEIDPINALQAAMEGYEVTTMEEACKEGNIFVTTTGCTDIVQGRHFEQMKDDAIVCNIGHFDVEVDAKWLNDNAVEAVNIKPQVDRYTLRNGRHIILLAEGRLVNLGCAMGHPSFVMSNSFTNQVLAQIELWTHSDRYAVGVHFLPKKLDEAVAAAHLDKLSVKLTKLSDKQAKYLGLSRDGPFKPDHYRY; translated from the exons ATGTCGGACCGGCTGCCCTACAAAGTGG CTGACATCAGCCTTGCGGACTGGGGTCGCAAGGCCATTGAGATTGCAGAGAATGAGATGCCAGGGCTGATGAAGATGAGGGAGATGTACTCTGCATCCAAGCCCCTGAAAGGCGCCCGCATTGCCGGCTGCCTCCACATGACTGTGCAGACAGCAGTGCTCATAGAGACCCTCATCGTGCTGGGGGCTGAG GTACAATGGTCAAGCTGCAACATTTTCTCCACTCAGGACCATGCTGCCGCTGCTATTGCAAAAGCTGGTATCCCTG TGTTTGCCTGGAAAGGGGAGACAGATGAGGAATACTTGTGGTGCATTGAGCAGACCCTCTACTTCAAGGATGGGCAGCCCCTCAACATGATTCTGGATGATGGTGGAGATCTTACCAACCTAGTTCATACCAAATACCCACAGCTGCTGAAAG GAATTAGAGGTATTTCAGAAGAGACAACCACTGGGGTTCACAACCTGTACAAGATGAAGGCCAATGGGACCCTAAAAGTGCCAGCTATCAATGTGAATGACTCTGTCACCAAG AGCAAGTTTGATAACCTTTATGGCTGCAGAGAGTCCCTCATCGATGGCATCAAGCGTGCCACAGATGTCATGATTGCTGGGaaggtggcagtggtggcaggatATGGGGACGTGGGCAAGGGCTGCGCCCAGGCCCTGCGGAGCTTCGGAGCCAGAGTCATCATCACGGAAATCGACCCCATCAACGCGCTCCAGGCAGCCATGGAAG gtTATGAAGTTACAACCATGGAGGAGGCCTGCAAAGAGGGCAACATCTTTGTCACCACCACTGGCTGCACTGACATTGTGCAGGGCAG gcACTTTGAGCAGATGAAGGATGATGCCATAGTGTGTAATATTGGCCATTTTGATGTGGAAGTTGATGCCAAATGGCTGAATGACAATGCAGTGGAGGCAGTGAATATCAAACCTCAG gtgGATCGCTACACCCTGCGCAACGGCCGCCACATCATCCTGCTGGCCGAGGGCCGCCTGGTGAAcctgggctgtgccatgggCCACCCCAGCTTCGTCATGAGCAACTCCTTCACCAACCAGGTCCTGGCACAGATCGAGCTCTGGACCCACAGTGACAGATATGCTGTGGGGGTCCACTTCCTGCCAAAGAAG ctggatgaagctgttgctgctgctcatCTGGACAAGCTGAGTGTGAAGCTGACGAAGCTGAGTGACAAACAGGCCAAATACCTGGGCTTGTCCAGAGATGGGCCCTTCAAGCCAGACCACTACAGATACTGA